In the Rhodospirillaceae bacterium genome, one interval contains:
- the argF gene encoding ornithine carbamoyltransferase, translating to MNGGSYFLDLDLLDSASLRAILDSATALKLGTAELDEKALKGKVLALIFERPSTRTRVSFQVAMSQMGGQTVVLSPEDTQLGRGESMADTARVLSEYVDGIMIRAERHETLHELARFSRVPIINGLTDKSHPCQLMADIMTFEEHRGPIAGRVVAWSGDGNNVATSWVHAAVRFGFELRLACPETLGPDPDVVRWAESEGGRVTVSQDPVEAVSDADCVVTDTWFSMGLDDDAERQTVLAPFQVNEDLMARAKSGAIFMHCLPAHRGQEVTARVIDGPHSIVWEGAGNRLHAQKGILRWCLSDGD from the coding sequence ATGAATGGGGGCTCATATTTTTTGGATTTAGATTTACTGGACTCAGCGAGTTTGAGAGCCATCTTGGATTCAGCAACTGCCCTGAAATTGGGTACAGCGGAGTTGGATGAGAAGGCTTTGAAGGGCAAAGTACTAGCGCTAATTTTTGAGAGGCCGTCGACCCGGACACGGGTTTCCTTCCAGGTTGCGATGAGTCAAATGGGCGGCCAGACAGTGGTTTTATCTCCTGAAGATACACAATTGGGTCGCGGCGAGTCTATGGCCGATACTGCACGTGTGTTATCAGAGTACGTGGACGGCATAATGATTCGGGCTGAGCGCCATGAGACATTACATGAGCTAGCTAGGTTCTCGCGGGTTCCGATAATAAATGGTTTAACAGATAAAAGTCACCCTTGTCAGCTTATGGCTGACATAATGACGTTTGAGGAGCATAGGGGCCCTATCGCGGGTCGAGTGGTAGCTTGGTCAGGGGATGGTAACAATGTGGCTACGTCGTGGGTCCATGCAGCGGTTCGATTTGGTTTTGAGTTACGACTGGCCTGCCCAGAAACGTTGGGCCCGGACCCTGATGTTGTCAGGTGGGCGGAGAGCGAGGGTGGCAGGGTTACTGTGAGCCAAGATCCGGTGGAGGCTGTTTCGGATGCTGACTGTGTGGTTACCGATACGTGGTTCTCCATGGGTTTGGACGATGATGCCGAACGTCAAACGGTATTAGCGCCGTTCCAGGTTAATGAGGATTTGATGGCACGGGCGAAGTCGGGAGCTATATTTATGCATTGTCTTCCAGCGCATCGTGGTCAGGAAGTTACGGCAAGGGTTATTGATGGTCCTCATTCTATTGTTTGGGAGGGAGCGGGCAATCGATTGCATGCACAAAAAGGAATTTTACGTTGGTGTCTGAGTGATGGGGATTAG
- the arsC gene encoding arsenate reductase (glutaredoxin), whose translation MITIYHNPRCSKSRATLAILEKHGASFRIVEYLKEPPTRRELSVILSQLGINARSLLRAKETVYKSKGLDDKTLSENDLISAIVEDPILMERPIVVANNKAVIGRPPENVLAII comes from the coding sequence ATGATTACAATCTACCATAACCCACGCTGCAGCAAGTCAAGGGCAACACTGGCTATTTTAGAAAAACATGGCGCCAGCTTTCGCATTGTAGAATATCTTAAAGAGCCTCCCACCAGGCGAGAGTTAAGCGTCATACTGTCGCAGCTTGGCATTAACGCCAGGTCATTACTGCGAGCCAAAGAGACTGTCTATAAATCCAAAGGACTTGATGATAAGACATTATCAGAAAACGACTTAATATCTGCCATAGTCGAAGATCCTATCCTTATGGAAAGGCCAATTGTCGTTGCAAATAACAAAGCGGTCATAGGGCGGCCCCCAGAAAATGTGTTGGCCATCATCTAA
- a CDS encoding adenylate/guanylate cyclase domain-containing protein, with protein sequence MAWLRKSLSWFTATHLVGIIMLGLLWGMKQWELSLLETLRLETFDFYQKAMPRQKTPTPVPVVIIDIDEASLAEFGQWPWPRTLLAKLVNRLSSYQVGVAGFDVFFPEYDRLSPPAIAAQLDGLSQDLTRELNAMPKTEEVFASALKGMRVVLGQGVLESKPPPDSSKPIRANIVLTGDRSKAINQVPAFPGILRNVLELEEAAAGLGMVALEPEIDGVVRRVNMGIKVGEQVYPTLTLEMIRLALGQKNMIFNVDNEAQTNSIKIRGLKQIGTPEIPTDARFRTWVHFRSTADQITYISASDVLNGVARQGQLENALALIGTSALGLKDIRHTPLSKTVPGVEIHAQLLEMMLTNNFLYRPPWVHNAEVFGVVLSGLLMIILIPTLGASYTLLFAFVLIGGMTVSSWYAYAKIGLLIDPLYPSLCSAILYITLSYMNFLREERQRKQVRNAFSMYMSPALVEQLAKEPKLLKLGGEMKKMTVLFADIRGFTQISETYKHHPEQLTDLINKILTPLTKIILDNHGTIDKYMGDCVMAFWNAPLPVIAHPSSACTSALIMQKACEKVGISIKEQAEERATKAREAIQMFRGSQASENMELDSAQKLLSLAEKEKLLTIDIGIGINTDLVCVGNVGSDQRFDYSILGDGVNLASRLEGQSKTYGVSIIIGENTQRQVSNFALIELDLIQVKGQTRPTRIYGVLGDEKEAQTKEFSHYAQQHKDFLIAYRSQKWGQAEKLSQICTKLAIPWKATGLYDCMNQRIAEFRSESPADINGKWDGVYVAKTK encoded by the coding sequence ATGGCCTGGCTAAGAAAAAGCCTTAGTTGGTTCACGGCAACGCACCTAGTCGGCATTATCATGCTCGGCTTGCTGTGGGGCATGAAACAGTGGGAGTTGTCCCTTCTTGAAACGTTGCGTCTCGAAACATTTGATTTTTACCAAAAAGCTATGCCCCGACAGAAAACGCCAACGCCAGTGCCTGTGGTAATAATAGACATTGACGAAGCAAGCTTGGCAGAGTTTGGACAATGGCCATGGCCTAGAACCCTTCTCGCGAAATTGGTGAACCGATTATCTAGCTATCAAGTCGGGGTCGCCGGCTTTGATGTCTTTTTCCCAGAATACGATCGGCTATCGCCACCTGCAATCGCTGCCCAATTGGATGGACTTAGCCAAGATCTAACCCGCGAACTGAATGCCATGCCGAAGACGGAAGAGGTTTTTGCAAGTGCGTTGAAAGGCATGAGGGTAGTGCTAGGACAGGGAGTTCTCGAATCAAAGCCGCCTCCAGATTCAAGCAAACCAATAAGGGCCAATATTGTTTTAACTGGAGATCGCTCCAAAGCTATAAACCAGGTGCCCGCCTTTCCAGGCATTCTTCGGAATGTTTTGGAGCTAGAAGAAGCAGCTGCGGGCCTTGGAATGGTGGCACTAGAGCCCGAAATCGATGGAGTGGTAAGACGCGTAAACATGGGGATTAAGGTCGGCGAGCAGGTATACCCCACCTTAACTCTCGAAATGATTCGACTGGCACTGGGTCAGAAGAACATGATCTTTAATGTAGACAACGAGGCACAAACCAACAGCATTAAAATAAGGGGCTTAAAACAAATTGGCACTCCGGAAATACCAACAGATGCGCGTTTTCGTACCTGGGTGCACTTCCGGTCCACAGCGGACCAGATCACCTACATTTCCGCGTCGGATGTCTTAAATGGTGTAGCTAGACAAGGCCAATTAGAAAATGCCCTGGCTCTTATAGGTACCTCTGCTCTTGGTCTAAAGGACATACGACATACGCCTCTAAGCAAAACTGTCCCTGGGGTAGAAATTCATGCCCAACTGCTTGAGATGATGCTTACCAATAACTTTCTATACCGACCTCCATGGGTCCATAACGCAGAAGTTTTTGGCGTTGTACTGTCTGGACTCTTGATGATTATCCTAATCCCCACTCTAGGGGCTTCCTACACACTACTCTTTGCATTTGTTTTAATTGGGGGAATGACAGTATCCTCATGGTATGCATATGCAAAGATCGGTTTACTCATAGACCCATTGTACCCCTCTCTCTGCAGCGCAATCCTTTACATAACACTATCCTATATGAACTTTCTGAGGGAGGAACGACAACGAAAGCAGGTCCGTAATGCGTTCAGCATGTACATGTCCCCCGCCCTAGTAGAACAACTAGCCAAAGAGCCTAAACTACTCAAATTAGGTGGCGAAATGAAGAAAATGACGGTCTTGTTTGCAGATATTCGTGGCTTTACTCAAATATCTGAAACCTATAAACACCACCCGGAGCAACTTACCGACTTAATCAATAAGATTCTGACACCGTTGACAAAAATAATATTAGATAATCATGGCACCATCGATAAATACATGGGGGATTGTGTGATGGCATTCTGGAATGCCCCACTGCCGGTTATAGCCCACCCCTCAAGTGCCTGCACCTCGGCGTTGATTATGCAAAAAGCATGCGAGAAGGTAGGAATAAGCATTAAAGAACAGGCAGAAGAACGTGCTACGAAAGCTCGCGAAGCTATACAAATGTTTCGAGGTTCTCAAGCATCTGAAAATATGGAATTAGATTCCGCCCAAAAACTTCTCTCGTTAGCGGAAAAGGAGAAATTGTTAACTATAGATATTGGAATAGGAATTAATACAGATCTAGTTTGTGTGGGCAATGTCGGTTCTGACCAGCGCTTCGACTATTCCATTCTAGGAGATGGGGTTAATCTTGCATCTCGCCTCGAAGGCCAATCAAAAACCTACGGGGTTTCCATTATAATTGGCGAAAACACGCAACGACAAGTAAGCAACTTTGCCCTCATCGAGCTCGACCTAATTCAGGTAAAAGGGCAAACCAGACCCACCCGTATCTATGGCGTATTGGGTGACGAAAAAGAGGCTCAGACCAAGGAATTTTCCCATTACGCCCAACAGCACAAAGACTTTTTGATAGCCTATCGCAGCCAAAAATGGGGCCAAGCGGAAAAGCTCTCCCAAATTTGCACAAAATTAGCTATTCCCTGGAAAGCTACTGGATTGTATGATTGCATGAACCAAAGGATTGCTGAATTTCGAAGTGAATCCCCGGCGGATATTAATGGAAAATGGGATGGAGTATATGTTGCCAAAACAAAATAG
- a CDS encoding acyl-CoA synthetase (activates fatty acids by binding to coenzyme A) yields MKDWADSSFNKGPANYEPLSPISFLNRAAQVYPEETAWVYDSQQVNYKEFSERCCRLASALSKRGVAPGDTVAVLSPNIPPLLEAHFGVPMAGAILNAINIRLEAATIAYILAHSEAKILISDREFSDVVKRAVELTEIPPTVIDIDDVREGNLLGVTTYEDLLREGDPLYRGKDVADEWDAISLNYTSGTTGDPKGVVYHHRGAYLNSLANITAWDMPRHPNYLWTLPMFHCNGWCFPWTIVAQAGTQVCLRNMQPDKVWRALRNEKITHLCGAPIVLSLLIDSSKLDSEENISGINVMTAASPPPPAVLTAIEDLGFNVTHAYGLTECYGPGVVCAWKEEWEELPDPEKALLKARQGVRYPSLEGLMVADPDTMKKCPADGRTIGEVMMRGNIIMKGYFKDLDATSKALKGGWFRTGDLGVMHPDGYIQLKDRSKDIIISGGENISSIEIETILYEHPSVAGAAVVARKDPKWGESPCAFIELREGKVDVTEEEIIKFCRSRLAHYKCPKSVVFGPLVKTSTGKIQKFVLRERVANL; encoded by the coding sequence ATGAAAGATTGGGCAGACAGTAGTTTTAATAAGGGACCCGCCAATTACGAACCCCTTAGCCCCATTAGCTTTTTGAATAGAGCAGCACAAGTATACCCTGAGGAAACTGCTTGGGTATATGATTCCCAGCAGGTTAACTATAAAGAATTTTCTGAGAGGTGTTGTCGGTTGGCATCTGCGTTATCCAAGCGGGGTGTTGCTCCAGGAGATACGGTTGCTGTCCTTTCTCCTAACATACCACCCCTTCTGGAAGCACACTTCGGCGTGCCCATGGCAGGGGCGATTTTAAATGCGATCAACATACGTCTTGAAGCTGCTACGATAGCGTACATTCTCGCGCACAGTGAAGCAAAAATTCTGATTTCCGATCGAGAGTTTAGTGATGTAGTTAAACGTGCGGTCGAGTTAACTGAGATACCTCCTACAGTTATTGATATTGATGATGTTCGAGAAGGAAACTTACTGGGGGTCACAACGTATGAGGACTTGCTCAGAGAGGGGGATCCACTGTATCGCGGCAAGGACGTAGCTGATGAATGGGATGCGATTTCCTTAAATTATACTTCTGGAACTACGGGTGATCCAAAAGGCGTAGTATATCACCACAGGGGAGCCTATTTAAATTCCTTAGCAAACATAACGGCTTGGGATATGCCGCGGCACCCTAATTACCTTTGGACTTTACCGATGTTTCACTGCAATGGGTGGTGTTTCCCCTGGACTATAGTTGCGCAGGCGGGAACACAAGTTTGTTTGCGAAATATGCAACCAGATAAGGTTTGGCGGGCATTGCGAAATGAAAAGATCACCCATTTATGTGGGGCGCCAATTGTTTTGAGTTTATTAATTGATTCTTCAAAACTAGATTCAGAGGAAAATATTTCAGGGATAAATGTAATGACAGCGGCCTCACCACCTCCTCCGGCCGTATTAACGGCAATCGAAGACTTGGGTTTTAACGTTACTCACGCTTATGGATTGACAGAGTGCTATGGCCCTGGAGTGGTTTGTGCGTGGAAAGAGGAATGGGAGGAGCTTCCGGACCCAGAGAAAGCGCTACTGAAGGCGCGGCAGGGAGTTCGCTACCCTTCGTTAGAGGGGTTGATGGTTGCAGATCCAGACACTATGAAGAAATGCCCAGCAGATGGGCGGACTATCGGCGAAGTTATGATGCGTGGAAACATCATTATGAAAGGGTACTTCAAGGATCTTGATGCTACCTCTAAGGCGTTAAAAGGCGGGTGGTTTCGAACAGGGGATCTTGGGGTTATGCATCCCGATGGTTACATTCAGCTAAAAGATAGGTCAAAAGATATAATAATTTCAGGTGGAGAAAATATTTCATCAATAGAAATAGAGACGATCCTATATGAGCATCCGTCTGTTGCTGGGGCTGCTGTTGTGGCTCGGAAAGATCCTAAGTGGGGAGAATCTCCGTGTGCTTTTATTGAGCTTAGAGAAGGTAAAGTGGATGTTACCGAAGAAGAGATCATCAAGTTTTGTCGATCGCGGTTGGCACACTATAAGTGCCCTAAATCGGTAGTTTTTGGGCCCTTGGTAAAAACATCGACAGGTAAAATACAGAAATTTGTGTTAAGGGAGCGTGTGGCAAATTTATAG
- a CDS encoding septation protein A has product MNQFLKLLFELGPLLVFFLVNGKYGIFPGTAAFMAAAAIAIPSMWIIGREIPIMPIVSGVFLLIFGGLTLYLQDETFIKLKPTLVNILFAMILWTGLFFRRPLLKYLFGSVFALSDIGWRSLTLRWSFFFLLLALLNEIVWRTQSTEIWIQFKLFGVLPLTLLFSAAQLPLMNRHKIDSIQKKL; this is encoded by the coding sequence ATGAATCAATTTCTCAAGCTACTTTTCGAACTCGGTCCCTTGCTAGTATTTTTTTTAGTCAATGGAAAATATGGGATATTCCCAGGCACAGCTGCTTTCATGGCTGCAGCAGCGATTGCTATTCCCAGCATGTGGATTATTGGGCGGGAAATTCCGATCATGCCGATTGTTTCAGGAGTTTTTCTGCTAATTTTTGGGGGCCTTACTCTCTACCTGCAAGACGAAACTTTCATTAAACTTAAACCAACTTTGGTAAACATACTTTTTGCTATGATCCTATGGACTGGATTATTTTTCCGCCGGCCCTTACTCAAATATTTGTTCGGCAGTGTTTTTGCGTTGTCTGATATAGGGTGGCGCTCCCTCACACTGCGCTGGAGTTTCTTTTTTCTACTTCTTGCCTTGCTAAACGAAATAGTTTGGCGAACTCAAAGTACTGAAATTTGGATACAATTTAAGCTATTTGGCGTACTTCCGTTGACACTTTTATTCAGTGCGGCACAACTCCCGTTAATGAACCGCCATAAAATAGATTCGATCCAAAAAAAGCTATAA
- a CDS encoding lysine--tRNA ligase, which produces MSNMRTLAENSKAWPFIEARKIIERYESAPPEKGFVLFETGYGPSGLPHIGTFGEVARTTMVRHAFRQMSDLPTKLVAFSDDMDALRSVPTNVPGQEMLAAHLGMPLTSVPDPFDKYESFAHHNNAQLRAFLDQFEFEYEFYSATECYKTGIFDSTLLEILALHDEIRALVLPTLGEERQETYSPFLPICAHTGRVLQVPVIRTDPVHGTITYRDQTSEEIEVSVTEGNCKLQWKADWAMRWKTFAVDYEMSGKDLIPSLQLSSQICALLSANPPENLTYELFLDENAQKISKSRGNGLTIDEWLKYGPTSSLAYFMFQSPKKAKRLYFDVIPKNVDDYLHHLNRFQSEESEKRVDNPVWHIHSGNPPSNGSPLTFNLLLNLAGVCHAEDKEVLWGFISRYSPQSNPGTDPILDKLVGHALEYYNDFVAPKQNYRRPTGIEQKALKDLADSLSRLPPSSPSETIQTVIYDIGKKHNFTELRDWFRALYETLLGQSQGPRMGSFISLYGQEEMVELIHKVLSAENGKGLPKE; this is translated from the coding sequence ATGTCTAACATGCGCACCCTTGCGGAAAACAGCAAGGCCTGGCCCTTCATTGAGGCCCGAAAGATTATCGAACGATATGAAAGTGCTCCTCCAGAGAAGGGCTTCGTGCTCTTTGAAACTGGTTACGGGCCATCTGGATTGCCGCATATCGGAACGTTCGGGGAAGTAGCCCGTACGACCATGGTACGTCATGCATTCCGCCAAATGTCAGACCTACCTACAAAATTAGTGGCTTTCTCAGATGATATGGATGCGCTACGTAGCGTCCCTACAAACGTGCCTGGACAGGAGATGCTGGCGGCGCATTTGGGCATGCCTTTAACCTCCGTACCTGACCCATTTGATAAATACGAGAGCTTTGCACATCATAACAATGCTCAACTTAGAGCTTTTTTGGACCAGTTCGAATTTGAATATGAATTTTACAGCGCAACCGAGTGCTATAAAACAGGCATATTCGATTCTACTCTGCTAGAAATTTTGGCACTCCACGACGAAATACGAGCATTAGTGCTCCCCACTCTGGGGGAAGAACGGCAAGAAACTTATAGCCCATTCCTTCCCATATGCGCACACACTGGAAGAGTGCTCCAAGTGCCCGTCATTCGAACAGACCCAGTTCACGGAACAATAACCTATCGAGATCAAACAAGTGAGGAAATTGAAGTTTCAGTGACGGAGGGAAACTGTAAACTCCAATGGAAAGCAGACTGGGCCATGCGATGGAAGACGTTTGCTGTGGATTATGAAATGTCAGGGAAAGACCTAATCCCCTCACTACAGTTATCCAGCCAAATCTGCGCTTTACTCAGCGCAAACCCTCCTGAAAACTTGACCTACGAATTGTTTTTGGATGAGAACGCCCAGAAAATATCAAAGTCTCGGGGAAATGGCCTAACAATTGACGAATGGCTCAAGTATGGCCCCACATCCAGCTTAGCTTATTTTATGTTTCAATCACCCAAAAAAGCAAAACGCCTCTATTTTGACGTAATACCCAAGAACGTTGACGACTATCTGCATCACTTAAATCGTTTCCAATCCGAAGAAAGTGAAAAGCGAGTCGACAACCCCGTGTGGCATATCCATAGCGGAAACCCTCCTAGCAACGGATCACCATTAACCTTCAACTTACTGCTGAACCTAGCCGGTGTTTGCCACGCGGAAGATAAAGAAGTCCTCTGGGGATTTATAAGCCGATACTCACCGCAATCAAATCCTGGAACCGACCCCATTTTAGACAAACTAGTTGGTCATGCACTTGAGTATTATAATGACTTCGTTGCGCCTAAACAAAATTATCGGAGACCGACTGGAATTGAGCAGAAAGCTCTAAAGGATCTAGCGGACAGCCTATCACGGCTACCTCCATCATCCCCAAGTGAAACGATTCAAACTGTCATTTATGATATTGGGAAGAAGCATAACTTTACGGAGCTCCGAGACTGGTTTAGAGCCCTATACGAGACCCTCCTGGGCCAGAGCCAAGGGCCACGAATGGGCTCATTCATTTCCCTTTACGGCCAAGAAGAAATGGTGGAACTAATTCACAAAGTTTTAAGTGCTGAGAATGGGAAGGGACTACCTAAGGAATAG
- a CDS encoding multidrug ABC transporter permease: MDEFGPIIRNIGTINKVGIWTLYVKEVKRFFKVWTQTIIAPAITTLIFLAIFALALDGATRSIGNIPFIEFLAPGLIMMAIVQNSFANTSSTMMVGKVQGCIVDLLMPPLRPVELTFAFVVGGVTRGLLVGVVTGLAMSFFVSLSIHNYAALLFFSVAASTMLSLIGLIAGIWAEKFDHMAAVTNFVVTPLAFLSGTFYSVERLPEPWLTISQLNPFFYMIDGFRYAFIGRTDGYLFVGIVALIGCNLVLWLLVHWMFASGYKLKE, encoded by the coding sequence ATGGACGAATTTGGGCCCATAATTAGAAACATTGGAACAATAAACAAAGTCGGGATTTGGACCTTGTATGTGAAAGAGGTAAAGCGCTTTTTCAAGGTCTGGACCCAAACTATCATAGCGCCAGCCATAACGACCTTAATTTTCTTGGCTATTTTCGCTCTTGCCCTTGATGGAGCGACCCGGAGTATTGGCAATATACCATTTATCGAATTTCTTGCGCCAGGGTTGATAATGATGGCGATAGTTCAGAACTCTTTTGCAAATACATCTTCGACAATGATGGTGGGCAAAGTGCAGGGGTGCATTGTTGATTTGTTGATGCCACCCCTGAGGCCAGTCGAGTTAACATTTGCGTTTGTCGTTGGGGGGGTCACACGAGGTTTGCTTGTAGGTGTGGTGACCGGCTTGGCTATGTCCTTTTTTGTTTCTCTATCCATACACAATTACGCGGCACTTCTATTTTTTTCGGTAGCGGCTTCAACAATGCTTTCTTTAATTGGTTTGATAGCAGGTATTTGGGCTGAAAAATTTGACCATATGGCGGCGGTGACGAATTTCGTGGTAACACCATTGGCATTTTTATCTGGGACCTTTTATTCTGTTGAGCGTCTGCCTGAGCCTTGGCTGACTATTAGCCAACTAAACCCATTTTTTTATATGATCGACGGATTTCGCTACGCATTCATTGGTCGGACAGACGGATATCTCTTCGTTGGTATTGTGGCCCTGATTGGGTGCAATCTTGTACTGTGGCTGTTGGTACATTGGATGTTTGCGAGCGGGTATAAGTTAAAAGAGTAA
- a CDS encoding aldehyde-activating protein — translation MRTYRGGCHCGQVKFEFDGPQHLTALECNCSICSMSGFLHVIVKKEKFRLETDIDSLNTYQFNTYNAQHIFCPKCGVKSFYIPRSHPDGFSINLRCLSNINGDDITIQNFDGANWENSIGGLS, via the coding sequence ATGAGAACCTATCGAGGGGGCTGCCATTGTGGCCAGGTAAAGTTTGAGTTCGACGGACCTCAACATCTGACAGCACTTGAATGCAACTGCTCAATTTGCAGCATGTCAGGATTTTTACACGTCATTGTTAAAAAGGAAAAATTCAGACTGGAAACGGATATAGACAGTCTAAATACCTACCAATTTAATACTTACAATGCTCAACATATCTTTTGCCCGAAGTGCGGGGTAAAATCTTTTTATATTCCCCGTTCCCACCCCGACGGCTTTTCCATAAATTTGCGCTGCCTCTCCAACATTAATGGAGATGACATTACCATTCAGAATTTTGATGGGGCCAACTGGGAAAATTCTATAGGCGGCCTTTCGTAG
- a CDS encoding acetylornithine transaminase (catalyzes the formation of N-acetyl-l-glutamate 5-semialdehyde from 2-oxoglutarate and N(2)-acetyl-L-ornithine): MTSVMPTYGRVDISFEVGKGSYLFTSDGDRYLDFTSGIAVTGLGHAHPHLVKTLTEQARQLWHTSNLYVIPEQERLADRLCANSFAELVFFCNSGAEAMEGVIKTARKYQSHVGKPDRYRIIVFSGAFHGRTLATISASDSPKGQEGFGPMTEGFDRVPFGDAEAVRAAVTSETAAILVEPVQGESGIFPSENGFLRELRKIADSEGLLLLFDEVQCGVGRTGDLFGHTASGVKPDVMGLAKGLGGGFPIGAVMATNRSAAGMGPGTHGCTFGGNPIAAACANAVLDILLADGFLDQISVSGHQLRIAVDEVAADFPSILVSVRSKGLMIGMKCGPSNIELVDELRRQKVLTVPAGDNVVRFLPPLNIEKKQINEAQDALAKACKELA; this comes from the coding sequence ATGACCTCGGTGATGCCGACTTATGGGCGTGTTGATATATCTTTTGAGGTGGGTAAGGGCTCTTATTTGTTCACGTCTGATGGTGATCGGTACCTGGATTTCACTAGCGGTATTGCGGTTACCGGGCTCGGACATGCTCATCCTCATCTAGTAAAAACTCTGACTGAACAAGCGAGGCAACTCTGGCATACATCCAACCTATATGTGATTCCGGAACAGGAACGTTTGGCGGATAGGCTTTGCGCCAACAGTTTTGCGGAACTAGTATTTTTCTGTAACTCGGGTGCGGAAGCTATGGAAGGGGTTATCAAGACAGCTCGGAAATATCAAAGTCATGTTGGCAAACCTGACCGCTATCGGATAATCGTATTCTCGGGTGCCTTCCATGGAAGAACTCTGGCGACTATTTCCGCTAGTGATAGCCCCAAAGGCCAAGAAGGGTTTGGTCCCATGACAGAGGGTTTTGATAGGGTACCTTTTGGGGATGCGGAAGCTGTTAGAGCGGCAGTAACTTCGGAGACAGCTGCTATTTTGGTTGAGCCTGTTCAGGGTGAAAGTGGAATATTCCCTAGCGAGAATGGTTTTCTCAGGGAGTTACGAAAAATCGCGGATTCGGAGGGTTTGTTATTATTGTTTGACGAGGTGCAGTGCGGTGTGGGGCGGACAGGCGACCTATTTGGACATACAGCTAGCGGAGTCAAACCGGACGTTATGGGGTTGGCAAAAGGGCTGGGCGGCGGCTTCCCAATAGGAGCTGTAATGGCGACGAATCGCTCTGCTGCTGGAATGGGGCCAGGGACACATGGGTGTACGTTTGGTGGAAACCCAATCGCAGCAGCATGTGCAAATGCCGTGTTAGATATATTGTTGGCTGATGGGTTTTTGGACCAAATTTCGGTTTCGGGACATCAACTTAGGATTGCAGTGGACGAGGTGGCGGCAGATTTTCCATCAATTCTTGTAAGTGTACGAAGTAAGGGCCTGATGATCGGAATGAAATGTGGCCCATCCAACATTGAGTTGGTGGACGAGTTACGCCGGCAAAAGGTTCTTACCGTACCTGCGGGAGATAATGTTGTGCGTTTTTTACCGCCGCTAAACATTGAAAAGAAGCAAATTAATGAAGCTCAAGATGCTCTAGCTAAAGCTTGTAAAGAACTCGCCTGA